CCCAGGCCCTGCGGGCCTGGTCCAGTTTTCTCACGCCGTCAGCCGCAGCATCGGTCGCGTGGAACACGGCAATCGCGTTCCCGGACCGGACGGCGGCATCGACCTTCGTCGCGCCGCTGATGAACTGGCCCGCCTTGCGCGCCATGTTCATCATTCCGGCAAGCTGCTGCGCCATCAGCCGGTCCAGAAGAGCAAGAAGCTCCGGTCCGGCCTTGACGTCGCGTTTGAGTGCCCGTGCGAAGATCTTCTTCGCAATGGCTTTCTCGATCAGGGCGCGCTCGGGTGTTACCCAGCAGCCGCGCCCCGGCAATTGGCGTTTCAGATCCGGCACGACGCTGCCGTCCGGGCCTGCGACGAAGCGGATCAGCTCATCGGGTGATCCGCTTTGCCGTGTCACAATGCACATACGTCCATTGACGTTGCCTGCAAGCCGCCCGTCCTCATCGGTCTCGGGCAGTTCGTCCGGCTCATGCGCCTGCGATGTCATTCCTGCTCGGCGGTATCCGCCTCCTCGGCAGCTTCAGCATT
The Agrobacterium cucumeris DNA segment above includes these coding regions:
- a CDS encoding RNA-binding protein, whose translation is MTSQAHEPDELPETDEDGRLAGNVNGRMCIVTRQSGSPDELIRFVAGPDGSVVPDLKRQLPGRGCWVTPERALIEKAIAKKIFARALKRDVKAGPELLALLDRLMAQQLAGMMNMARKAGQFISGATKVDAAVRSGNAIAVFHATDAAADGVRKLDQARRAWAFGSDADNEIPSFRLFSSAEMDELMGQNAFIHACALAGQAGEGVVKRATMLEQYRLGGRSQAERDAARTEQ